One window of the Pyrinomonadaceae bacterium genome contains the following:
- a CDS encoding amidohydrolase → MKKILLLLLVGGLGALSINAQQSLDALVDRELPQLVSTYKALHAAPELSHYETKTSAFIAQQLRALGYEVTENVGKYDRPEWKPYGVVAVMKNGAGPTVLVRSDMDALPVEEKTGLAYASTVKTKNDAGQEVSVMHACGHDVHMTTLLGTAKMLAQLKDQWRGTLVMIGQPAEETVGGAKGMLADGLYSRIPRPDFTLAFHSSADLEAGKIGYAPGYAMANSTSVEITIRGLGGHGSRPESTKDPIVVAAQTVLALQTIISREVSPLDPAVVTVGSIHGGAKANIIPDEVKLLLTVRSYKEEVRKRILSSIERITKSTATAAGIPEDRAPIVKISETEYTPATYNDPQLAERLARVFEKALGADKVTKVEPVMAAEDFGRFSLDQQIPSSLFWLGTVDPAKVEESRRTGKPLPSLHSSLFAPVPEPTLRGGVKAMTSAVLELMKK, encoded by the coding sequence ATGAAGAAAATCCTCCTGCTGTTGCTCGTTGGTGGTTTGGGCGCATTGTCGATCAATGCCCAGCAGTCCCTCGATGCGCTCGTCGATCGCGAACTGCCGCAACTGGTGAGCACCTATAAAGCTCTGCACGCCGCGCCCGAGCTTTCCCATTACGAGACAAAGACTTCGGCGTTTATCGCGCAACAACTGCGCGCGCTGGGTTACGAAGTCACCGAGAACGTGGGCAAGTATGATCGGCCGGAATGGAAACCTTACGGCGTAGTGGCCGTGATGAAGAACGGCGCGGGGCCGACGGTGCTGGTGCGCAGCGATATGGACGCGCTTCCGGTCGAAGAAAAGACCGGCTTAGCTTACGCCAGCACAGTGAAGACCAAAAACGATGCAGGACAGGAAGTAAGCGTCATGCACGCCTGTGGTCACGACGTGCACATGACGACGCTGCTGGGTACCGCCAAGATGTTGGCCCAGTTGAAAGACCAATGGCGCGGTACGCTCGTGATGATTGGGCAGCCCGCGGAAGAAACTGTGGGTGGCGCGAAGGGGATGCTGGCGGACGGTTTGTATTCGCGGATCCCGCGACCTGACTTCACCCTCGCGTTTCACAGCAGCGCTGATTTGGAAGCAGGTAAGATCGGCTACGCGCCTGGCTACGCGATGGCGAATTCGACGTCCGTGGAAATTACGATTCGCGGGCTCGGCGGCCATGGCTCCAGACCGGAATCAACAAAAGACCCGATCGTCGTCGCCGCGCAAACAGTGCTCGCGTTGCAAACTATCATCAGTCGCGAGGTCTCACCGCTCGATCCGGCAGTGGTGACGGTTGGATCGATTCACGGCGGCGCCAAAGCGAACATCATTCCCGACGAAGTTAAGTTGTTACTGACGGTCCGTTCGTACAAGGAGGAAGTCCGGAAGCGAATTCTTTCGTCAATCGAACGCATCACCAAGAGCACTGCGACGGCCGCCGGAATCCCGGAAGATCGTGCGCCGATCGTGAAAATCAGCGAGACTGAGTACACACCGGCGACTTACAACGATCCGCAACTGGCCGAGCGTCTGGCGCGAGTCTTCGAGAAAGCTTTGGGCGCGGACAAGGTAACGAAGGTCGAGCCGGTGATGGCCGCCGAAGACTTTGGGCGGTTCAGTCTCGATCAGCAGATTCCCAGTTCGCTGTTCTGGCTTGGCACCGTTGATCCGGCTAAAGTCGAAGAGAGTCGCAGGACCGGAAAGCCACTGCCCTCGTTACACTCCAGCCTGTTCGCACCGGTTCCTGAGCCGACTTTGCGAGGCGGAGTGAAAGCAATGACGTCCGCTGTTTTAGAGTTGATGAAGAAGTAA
- a CDS encoding YraN family protein has product MRFNLWKAEPAASQTPSPAHFELGRRGEALAIEHLEQAGYRIVAANFSLPIGRNLRDVVVNAEIDVVAYDGPTLCFVEVKTRASDDFAPPQVNVDQRKRRQIARAALAYRRMLGLVNEPYRYDVVTLVARPDEAQPRIQLLKGFWSDAQLKKRKWQEQYWD; this is encoded by the coding sequence ATGCGCTTCAATCTCTGGAAAGCCGAACCCGCTGCTTCGCAAACGCCGTCACCGGCTCATTTTGAACTCGGCCGGCGCGGTGAAGCGCTCGCCATTGAGCATCTTGAGCAAGCGGGCTATCGCATAGTCGCGGCAAACTTTTCTCTTCCCATTGGCCGAAACTTGCGCGACGTCGTGGTGAACGCGGAGATCGATGTGGTCGCATACGATGGGCCGACGCTCTGTTTCGTTGAAGTCAAAACGCGCGCATCCGACGATTTCGCACCGCCTCAGGTAAACGTCGATCAGCGCAAGCGGCGGCAAATCGCACGCGCGGCGCTGGCGTACCGGCGCATGTTGGGCCTGGTTAATGAACCCTACCGGTACGACGTCGTGACGTTGGTCGCAAGACCTGACGAGGCCCAGCCGCGTATCCAACTGCTCAAAGGCTTCTGGTCAGACGCGCAGTTGAAGAAACGAAAGTGGCAGGAGCAGTACTGGGATTGA